Proteins from one Scleropages formosus chromosome 14, fSclFor1.1, whole genome shotgun sequence genomic window:
- the LOC108930993 gene encoding SLIT and NTRK-like protein 2 produces MLNGVLLLGVFTAIGLLSKTESRKTSKDLCKNRCFCEERENILNINCENKGFTTVSQYQPPPNKICQLFLNGNFLSKLNPNDFVNYINVTSLHLGNNGLQEIKTGAFNGLKYLKRLHLNNNNLEIIKEETFAGLESLEYLQADYNYICAIEPGAFSKLNKLKVLILNDNLLPSLPNNVFRFVLLTHLDLRGNRFKSLPFAGVLEHIGGIMEIQLEENPWNCTCDLVSLKAWLDTISVFVGDIVCETPFRLHGKDVTQLIRQDFCPRKNAVDSNQRIMKPSSDSQYQSTFPTSYPGMTQTKPPRASRPPKMRNRSTTRVTASSNDMHVFGPIMVYQTRSPVPVVCPKLCICTPQKPDSGLSINCQERKIYNISDLHPKPSYPKKLHLTSNYLQTIYSTDFIEYGSLELLHLGNNRIAIIQNGAFRNLTNLRRLYLNGNYIEKLTPFLFAGLHSLQYLYLEYNIIKDIAPQTFNSLHNLQLLFLNNNLLRSLPDDVFGGTMLTRLNLRNNHFSHLPVRGVLDQLSPFIQIDLLENPWDCSCDIVALKNWMEMSSTSVVVNEITCDSPSKQAGRLLRSLRNDEVCPDTNSVMGTRMPKVSTSSLAAYTVSVTTDIMSEMDPEVPLSVLILGLLIVFILSVCFGAGLFVLVLKKRKGVENLPSNPNTFDLNALQVPYGSYNTETNIEKPDSHMYNYIHTPASQICQNPIYLQKENDQLAYYRNLKEMSFSTLDHKKDKRARSAAYTISTVGFNNKEPSGRGDSELLYQNITERDNELPSTGDLKYNFALPKALSMPTYESNRRQLHSQDRLNKHKLPRKSTVQTNNQHHRHPWKHRTVPDYLEVLEKYTTTSHL; encoded by the coding sequence atgctcAACGGTGTGCTGCTGCTCGGCGTTTTCACCGCGATCGGTTTGCTCTCGAAGACGGAGAGTCGGAAAACTTCGAAGGACCTCTGCAAGAACCGCTGCTTCTGCGAGGAACGGGAGAACATACTGAACATAAACTGCGAGAACAAGGGCTTCACCACGGTGAGCCAGTACCAGCCGCCGCCGAATAAAATCTGCCAGCTCTTCCTGAATGGGAACTTTCTGTCCAAACTGAACCCCAACGACTTTGTGAATTATATCAATGTCACGAGCCTCCATCTGGGCAACAACGGCTTGCAGGAGATTAAAACGGGGGCTTTCAATGGCCTGAAGTATCTAAAACGTCTCCatctcaacaacaacaacttgGAAATCATCAAGGAAGAAACTTTTGCTGGTTTAGAGAGCCTCGAATACCTTCAGGCTGATTATAACTACATCTGCGCAATAGAACCCGGTGCATTcagcaaactgaataaattgaaGGTGCTTATACTTAATGACAACTTGTTACCTTCTCTACCCAACAACGTGTTCCGTTTTGTGTTGCTGACCCATCTGGATCTGAGAGGGAACCGGTTTAAATCGCTGCCCTTTGCTGGGGTGTTGGAGCACATCGGTGGCATTATGGAGATCCAGCTGGAGGAGAACCCTTGGAATTGCACCTGTGACTTGGTCTCGCTGAAAGCCTGGCTGGATACCATCTCGGTCTTTGTGGGAGACATTGTCTGCGAGACGCCCTTCAGACTTCATGGAAAGGATGTCACCCAACTGATCAGGCAAGATTTTTGCCCTAGAAAAAATGCTGTGGATTCAAACCAGCGTATCATGAAACCATCCTCTGATTCTCAGTATCAGAGCACCTTTCCAACATCATACCCAGGCATGACGCAAACCAAACCTCCAAGGGCATCCCGCCCTCCCAAAATGAGAAACCGCTCTACAACAAGGGTGACAGCATCCAGCAATgacatgcatgtctttggacccatAATGGTGTATCAAACCAGGTCTCCTGTGCCAGTCGTGTGCCCAAAATTATGCATCTGTACCCCACAGAAACCGGACAGTGGTTTGAGCATAAACTGCCAAGAGAGaaagatatataatatatctGACCTTCATCCGAAACCCTCCTATCCAAAGAAACTGCATCTGACTTCTAATTATCTGCAGACCATATATAGCACCGATTTTATTGAATACGGTTCTTTAGAACTCCTTCATCTGGGGAACAACAGAATAGCCATCATTCAGAATGGTGCCTTTAGAAATTTAACCAATTTACGCAGACTGTATCTTAATGGCAATTACATTGAAAAATTAACTCCATTTTTGTTTGCTGGGCTTCATAGCCTGCAGTATTTGTACCTGGAGTACAATATTATCAAAGACATAGCGCCGCAGACATTTAATTCCTTACACAATCTGCAGCTGCTGTTCCTCAACAACAATTTGTTGAGATCTTTGCCTGATGATGTCTTTGGAGGGACGATGCTGACGAGACTGAACCTTAGGAACAACCACTTCTCCCACCTTCCAGTGAGGGGTGTGCTGGACCAACTCTCACCCTTTATCCAAATTGACCTTCTGGAAAACCCCTGGGACTGCAGCTGTGATATTGTGGCTCTTAAGAACTGGATGGAGATGTCCAGCACAAGTGTTGTGGTCAATGAAATCACATGTGACTCCCCTTCTAAACAGGCCGGGCGACTTCTGCGGTCCCTGCGCAATGATGAGGTATGTCCAGATACAAACTCAGTTATGGGAACCAGAATGCCCAAAGTGAGTACAAGCTCTTTAGCAGCATATACTGTAAGTGTGACCACGGACATTATGTCTGAAATGGATCCAGAAGTACCACTTTCAGTTTTGATTCTAGGTCTGTTGATTGTCTTCATTCTCTCAGTTTGTTTTGGTGCAGGTTTATTTGTACTTGTACTTAAAAAACGCAAAGGGGTTGAGAACCTTCCCTCCAATCCCAACACGTTTGACCTGAATGCCCTTCAGGTTCCATATGGTTCCTataacacagaaacaaacatagAAAAACCAGATAGTCATATGTAcaactatatacacacacctgcaAGTCAAATATGTCAGAACCCTATTTACCTGCAAAAGGAAAATGACCAGCTGGCTTATTACAGAAATCTGAAGGAAATGAGCTTCAGTACCCTGGATCATAAAAAGGACAAGAGAGCAAGAAGTGCTGCTTATACGATTAGCACAGTTGGGTTCAATAATAAAGAACCCAGTGGAAGGGGAGACTCGGAGCTGCTGTATCAGAACATCACGGAACGGGACAACGAGCTTCCATCCACAGGGGATCTAAAGTACAACTTTGCTTTACCCAAAGCCCTATCCATGCCCACGTATGAGTCGAACCGGCGCCAGTTGCATAGTCAGGATCGGCTAAATAAGCACAAACTGCCTAGGAAAAGCACAGTGCAAACCAACAATCAGCATCACAGACATCCGTGGAAACACAGGACGGTGCCGGATTACCTGGAGGTTTTGGAGAAATACACCACCACGAGccatttgtaa